The segment CGCCGGCCGCACGTCCACGTCGCCTGAACGGCCCTCGCCGGCGTACGGATCACCAGCCCCGGCCGCGCAGGAAGGCGGCGCAGCGGTGGGTCCAGTCGCCGACGACGGGGTCGGCCTCCGCCAGCCCCAGCCCGTGCCTGCCGCTGGGATAGACGTGGACCTCCTGGGGCACCTGGTGGCGGGCGAGCGCCTGAGCCAGCTGGAGGCTGTTGTCCACGGGGACCGCCGCGTCGTCGGCGGTGTGCCACAGGAACATGGGCGGCGTCGTGGGGCCGACCCGGCGGGCGAGCGTCAGCTCGGTACGCAGTGACTCGGGCGCGTCGTCGCCGAGCAGGTTGGCGGTGACGCCCGGGTGCGCGGCCGGTCCGGTGAGAGCGGTGACGGGGTAGCAGAGCACGGCCAGGCCGGGACGGGCGTCGGCCTGGTCGACGGCGTCGTGCGGCCCCTCCGGCAGCATGGCGCCGGTCTCGGTGGCGAGGAGCCCGGCCAGGTGACCGCCCGCCGAGAACCCGAGCACCCCGACGCGGGCGGGGTCCACGCCGTTCGCCGTGGCGTGGTGCCTGACCCAGCGCACCGCCCTGGCGGCGTCGAGCAGCGGCAGCGGGTGGCGGTGCGGCGCGATGCGGTAGTGCAGGACGAACGCCGCGATGCCGAGCGAGTTGAGCCACCGCGCCACCGGAGCCCCCTCGTGCTCGGCGAGGTGCTGGTAGGCGCCGCCGGGCAACACCACGACGGCCGGAGCAGGATCGTCACGCCGCATAGCGAAGGCGGTGATGGTCGCGTCGCC is part of the Nonomuraea helvata genome and harbors:
- a CDS encoding alpha/beta hydrolase; its protein translation is MSEHPLWPMIGDATITAFAMRRDDPAPAVVVLPGGAYQHLAEHEGAPVARWLNSLGIAAFVLHYRIAPHRHPLPLLDAARAVRWVRHHATANGVDPARVGVLGFSAGGHLAGLLATETGAMLPEGPHDAVDQADARPGLAVLCYPVTALTGPAAHPGVTANLLGDDAPESLRTELTLARRVGPTTPPMFLWHTADDAAVPVDNSLQLAQALARHQVPQEVHVYPSGRHGLGLAEADPVVGDWTHRCAAFLRGRGW